From the Dunckerocampus dactyliophorus isolate RoL2022-P2 chromosome 12, RoL_Ddac_1.1, whole genome shotgun sequence genome, one window contains:
- the LOC129191508 gene encoding LOW QUALITY PROTEIN: uncharacterized protein SYNPCC7002_A1628-like (The sequence of the model RefSeq protein was modified relative to this genomic sequence to represent the inferred CDS: inserted 5 bases in 3 codons), which produces MTALERAEPRWDKMDSDPALPNRRFRNAFKSREKVRQKCYAVPIVHHDEYVCNLPANHRFIMAKFPRXDQIISDKQVWTPEVASMELLRGVHTDDYLNQFINGKVSERDQRRTGLPWSEGIVKRCRYETGGTVLAAQLAAQLALQRGLTCSTAGGTHHAFPSYGSGFCLLNDLAVVAQQMSDPLCKRKVLIVDLDVHQGDCTASIFRDEPCVCSFFVHCGKNLPLCKQHSDLDVSVEDGLEDKEYLATVEAHLPWLLESFRPDLILYDAGVDPHCEDSXLTDQGLYERYLYVMKTALSRGTPVAAVIGGGYSRDIDKLALXHSIVHRAATQIWRKRGM; this is translated from the exons ATGACAGCACTCGAGCGGGCTGAGCCTCGCTGGGACAAGATGGACAGTGACCCGGCGCTCCCAAACAGGCGCTTTAGGAATGCTTTCAAGTCCAGGGAGAAA GTCAGACAAAAGTGTTACGCGGTGCCGATTGTTCATCACGACGAGTATGTGTGCAACCTGCCGGCTAACCACAGGTTCATCATGGCCAAGTTTCCACG GGATCAAATCATTAGCGATAAACAG GTGTGGACGCCTGAAGTGGCTTCCATGGAGTTGCTGCGTGGTGTCCACACAGACGACTACCTGAACCAGTTCATCAACGGCAAGGTCAGCGAGAGAGACCAAAGGAGGACGGGATTGCCATGGAGCGAAGGCATCGTAAAGCGCTGTCGATATGAAACAG GTGGCACCGTGCTGGCGGCGCAGCTGGCGGCGCAGCTGGCTCTGCAGCGAGGTCTGACCTGCAGCACAGCTGGTGGGACCCATCACGCCTTTCCCAGCTATGGCTCTGGCTTCTGCCTCCTCAACGACCTGGCGGTGGTTGCTCAACAAATGAGCGACCCATTGTGCAAGAGGAAAGTTCTGATTGTGGATCTGGACGTGCATCAG GGTGACTGCACTGCTTCCATCTTCCGAGACGAGCCATGTGTCTGTTCTTTCTTTGTGCATTGCGGGAAAAACCTCCCCCTCTGTAAACAACACAGTGACCTCGATGTCAGTGTTGAGGATGGCCTGGAGGACAAGGAGTATCTCGCCACAG TGGAGGCTCACCTTCCCTGGTTGCTGGAGTCTTTCCGTCCAGATCTGATCCTGTATGACGCTGGGGTGGACCCTCACTGTGAAGACT CCCTGACTGACCAAG GGCTATATGAGCGATAtctgtatgtgatgaagacagcGCTGAGCAGAGGCACCCCCGTGGCAGCGGTCATCGGAGGAGGGTACTCACGAGACATTGACAAGCTGGCTCT ACATTCCATCGTCCACCGAGCAGCAACTCAG ATTTGGAGGAAGCGCGGGATGTAA